A genomic segment from Pseudomonas mendocina encodes:
- the serS gene encoding serine--tRNA ligase, whose amino-acid sequence MLDSKLVRTQLSEIAERLATRGFALDVARFEALESQRKSVQVRTEQLQAERNSRSKSIGQAKARGEDITPLLAEVDQMGSDLEAGKRELDAIQNELDNLLLNIPNLPHESVPVGADEDGNVEVARWGTPRTFAFEIKDHVALGEQHGWLDFETAAKLSGARFALLRGPIARLHRALAQFMINLHTGEHGYEEAYTPYLVQAPALQGTGQLPKFEEDLFKVRREDQADLYLIPTAEVSLTNIVAGEILDAKQLPLKFVAHTPCFRSEAGASGRDTRGMIRQHQFDKVEMVQIVEPSKSFEALEGMTANAERVLQLLELPYRKLALCTGDMGFSAVKTYDLEVWVPSQDKYREISSCSNCGDFQARRMQARYRNPETGKPELVHTLNGSGLAVGRTLVAVLENYQQADGSIRVPEVLKPYMGGIEVVG is encoded by the coding sequence ATGCTCGATTCCAAACTTGTCCGCACGCAACTCTCCGAAATCGCCGAGCGCCTCGCTACCCGCGGCTTCGCCCTCGATGTCGCTCGTTTCGAGGCCCTGGAGAGTCAGCGCAAGTCGGTGCAGGTACGCACCGAGCAGCTGCAGGCCGAGCGCAACAGCCGTTCCAAATCCATCGGCCAGGCCAAGGCGCGCGGCGAAGACATCACGCCCCTGCTGGCGGAAGTCGATCAGATGGGCAGTGATCTGGAAGCGGGCAAGCGTGAGCTGGATGCCATCCAGAACGAGCTGGACAACCTGCTGTTGAACATCCCCAACCTGCCGCACGAGTCGGTACCGGTCGGTGCCGACGAAGACGGCAATGTCGAGGTGGCGCGCTGGGGCACCCCGCGCACCTTCGCCTTCGAAATCAAGGACCATGTCGCCCTCGGCGAACAGCATGGCTGGCTGGATTTCGAAACCGCTGCCAAGCTTTCCGGCGCGCGCTTCGCGTTGCTACGCGGCCCCATTGCGCGTCTGCATCGCGCCCTGGCGCAGTTCATGATCAACCTGCACACCGGTGAGCACGGCTACGAAGAGGCCTACACCCCTTATCTGGTGCAGGCTCCGGCACTGCAGGGCACCGGTCAGCTGCCGAAGTTTGAGGAAGACCTGTTCAAGGTCCGCCGTGAGGACCAGGCCGATCTGTATCTGATCCCGACTGCCGAAGTCTCGCTGACCAATATCGTTGCTGGCGAAATTCTCGATGCCAAACAGCTGCCATTGAAGTTCGTCGCACACACACCGTGCTTCCGCAGTGAAGCAGGCGCTTCCGGCCGCGATACCCGTGGCATGATCCGCCAGCACCAATTCGACAAGGTCGAGATGGTGCAGATCGTCGAGCCCTCCAAGTCCTTCGAGGCGCTGGAAGGCATGACCGCCAACGCCGAGCGTGTTCTGCAACTGCTGGAATTGCCGTATCGCAAGTTGGCGCTGTGCACCGGCGACATGGGCTTCTCTGCGGTGAAAACCTACGACCTCGAAGTCTGGGTGCCGAGCCAGGACAAGTACCGCGAGATTTCCTCCTGTTCCAACTGCGGCGACTTCCAGGCGCGCCGCATGCAGGCACGTTACCGCAACCCGGAAACCGGCAAACCCGAGCTGGTGCACACACTCAACGGTTCCGGTCTGGCGGTTGGTCGCACCCTGGTGGCGGTACTGGAGAACTACCAGCAGGCCGATGGCAGCATCCGCGTCCCCGAAGTGCTCAAACCCTACATGGGCGGCATCGAGGTGGTCGGCTAA
- the cysG gene encoding siroheme synthase CysG — MQFLPLFHKLQDRSVLVIGGGEVALRKARLLSDAGARLRVVAPDIRSELQELAGPDGIFLRGYASGDLQGVSLVIAATDDVPLNARISAEAQALGIPVNVVDAPALCSVIFPAIVDRSPLIVAVSSGGDAPVLARLIRAKIETWIPATYGQLANLGKRFRERVKQLFPDVQQRRVFWEDVFQGQIAESVFSGKPHEAERLLEERLAGAAPRALGEVYLVGAGPGDPDLLTFRALRLMQQADVVLYDRLVAPAIIELCRRDAERIYVGKRRADHAVPQEQINQLLIDLARQGKRVLRLKGGDPFIFGRGGEEIEQLAVEGIPFQVVPGITAASGCAAYAGIPLTHRDHAQSVRFVTGHLKDGSSNLPWKDLVAPGQTLVFYMGLVGLPGICEQLIAHGRSGATPAALVQQGTTQNQRVFTGTLDTLPELVAEHEVHAPTLVIVGEVVTLRDKLAWFEGAQSSI, encoded by the coding sequence ATGCAATTCCTTCCGCTGTTCCACAAGCTGCAGGATCGCTCGGTACTGGTGATCGGCGGTGGCGAAGTCGCGCTGCGCAAGGCACGACTGCTAAGCGATGCCGGGGCTCGTCTGCGCGTTGTCGCGCCGGATATTCGTAGCGAGCTGCAGGAGCTTGCCGGCCCCGACGGCATCTTCCTGCGCGGCTACGCGAGTGGCGATTTGCAGGGGGTATCCCTGGTCATCGCTGCCACCGATGACGTTCCGCTCAATGCTCGGATTTCCGCTGAGGCCCAGGCGCTGGGTATTCCGGTCAACGTGGTGGATGCGCCGGCGCTGTGTAGCGTGATCTTTCCCGCTATCGTCGATCGCTCGCCACTGATCGTCGCTGTCAGCAGTGGCGGCGATGCTCCGGTACTGGCCAGGCTGATCCGCGCCAAGATCGAAACCTGGATTCCGGCTACCTACGGCCAGCTGGCTAACCTGGGCAAGCGCTTCCGGGAACGGGTCAAGCAGCTGTTTCCCGATGTGCAGCAACGCCGGGTGTTCTGGGAGGATGTTTTCCAGGGCCAGATTGCCGAGAGCGTTTTCTCCGGCAAGCCGCACGAGGCCGAGCGCCTGCTGGAAGAGCGGTTGGCTGGGGCTGCGCCGCGTGCGCTGGGTGAGGTGTACCTGGTCGGCGCAGGTCCGGGGGATCCGGATTTGCTGACCTTCCGTGCCCTGCGACTGATGCAGCAGGCCGATGTGGTGCTCTACGACCGTTTGGTGGCGCCTGCGATCATCGAGCTGTGCCGGCGCGATGCCGAACGCATCTACGTCGGCAAGCGCCGCGCCGATCACGCTGTGCCACAGGAGCAGATCAACCAACTTCTGATCGATCTGGCGCGCCAGGGCAAGCGTGTGCTGCGTCTTAAGGGCGGCGATCCGTTCATATTCGGCCGTGGCGGCGAGGAGATCGAGCAACTGGCGGTTGAGGGGATTCCGTTCCAGGTCGTGCCGGGCATCACCGCCGCGTCGGGCTGTGCAGCCTATGCGGGCATTCCGCTGACCCATCGCGACCACGCGCAGTCGGTGCGTTTCGTTACCGGTCACCTGAAGGACGGCAGCAGTAATCTGCCATGGAAGGATCTTGTCGCGCCCGGTCAGACGCTGGTGTTCTACATGGGCCTGGTAGGGCTGCCGGGCATCTGTGAGCAACTGATCGCGCACGGCCGCTCAGGTGCAACGCCCGCGGCATTGGTGCAACAGGGCACCACGCAGAATCAGCGCGTCTTCACTGGCACGCTGGATACCCTGCCGGAGCTGGTGGCCGAACACGAAGTGCACGCGCCTACCCTGGTGATAGTCGGGGAGGTAGTGACGCTACGTGACAAGCTGGCCTGGTTCGAAGGCGCTCAGAGCAGCATCTGA
- a CDS encoding glutathione S-transferase family protein, with protein MGLLIDGRWHDQWYDTGNSGRFQRESAQRRNWVTADGSAGPSGDGGFKAEAGRYHLYVSLACPWAHRTLILRKLKGLESLIDVSIVSWLMREQGWTFDRDTGSSGDHLDNLSYMHQRYTADDRHYTGRVTVPVLWDKQSGGIVSNESAEIIRMFNSAFDGLTGNTLDFYPEPLRERIDDLNERIYPAVNNGVYRAGFATTQEAYEEAFDELFAMLDELEALLDSDRYLAGEYLTEADIRLFTTLIRFDAVYHGHFKCNLRRIEDYPNLSNWLRELYQWPGIAETVDFTHIKSHYYASHATINPTGVIPKGPQQDFTRAYDRQRLPGKGVFKR; from the coding sequence ATGGGCTTGTTGATCGATGGGCGCTGGCACGACCAGTGGTATGACACCGGCAACAGTGGCCGCTTCCAGCGCGAGAGCGCACAACGCCGCAACTGGGTGACCGCTGATGGCAGCGCCGGACCGAGTGGCGATGGCGGCTTCAAGGCCGAGGCCGGGCGTTATCACCTGTACGTTTCTCTGGCCTGCCCGTGGGCTCATCGCACGCTGATCCTGCGCAAGCTCAAGGGGCTGGAATCCCTGATCGACGTATCGATAGTCAGTTGGCTGATGCGTGAGCAAGGCTGGACCTTCGATCGCGACACCGGCTCCAGCGGTGATCACCTCGACAACCTGAGCTACATGCACCAGCGCTACACCGCCGATGACCGTCACTACACCGGCCGCGTCACCGTACCCGTGTTGTGGGACAAGCAGAGCGGCGGCATCGTCAGCAACGAATCGGCGGAGATCATCCGCATGTTCAACAGTGCATTCGATGGCCTGACCGGCAACACCCTGGACTTCTACCCCGAGCCGTTACGCGAGCGTATCGACGACCTCAACGAGCGTATCTACCCGGCAGTGAACAATGGTGTCTATCGCGCCGGCTTCGCCACGACCCAGGAAGCTTATGAGGAAGCCTTCGACGAGCTGTTCGCCATGCTCGACGAGCTGGAAGCGCTGCTAGACAGCGACCGCTACCTGGCAGGCGAATACCTGACCGAAGCGGACATCCGCCTTTTCACCACGCTGATTCGCTTCGACGCCGTCTATCACGGGCACTTCAAGTGCAACCTGCGGCGCATCGAGGACTACCCGAACCTGTCCAACTGGCTGCGCGAGCTGTACCAATGGCCAGGCATCGCCGAGACGGTGGACTTCACTCACATCAAGTCGCACTACTACGCCAGCCACGCCACCATCAATCCGACCGGCGTGATTCCCAAGGGGCCGCAACAGGACTTCACGCGCGCATATGATCGCCAGCGCCTGCCGGGCAAAGGTGTATTCAAGCGTTGA
- a CDS encoding glycosyl transferase family protein — MNLITPEEHPFAQFVRILGKGKRGARGLTRDEAREAMGMLLDGKVEDAQLGAFLMLLRHKEESAEELAGFTEAIRPRLAAPTIQVDLDWPSYAGKKRHLPWYLLAAKALAASGVRIFMHGGGAHTAGRLYTEQLLAKLDIAYCRDWQNVAVALDQHGLAYSYLGDWMPALQHMIDLRNTLGLRSPIHSLARVINPLGARCGLQSIFHPGYQAVHREASRLLGDEAIVIKGEGGEIEVNPDAACHLYGTRNGKDWDEEWPALSAQRHVKPERLDTDMLGAFWRGEHEDAYGRLAVIATMATALRGLGVARNEAFQQAQHRWDARLQSN, encoded by the coding sequence ATGAACCTGATCACGCCCGAAGAACACCCTTTCGCCCAGTTCGTGCGCATTCTCGGCAAGGGCAAACGCGGTGCACGCGGGCTGACACGCGACGAAGCCCGCGAAGCCATGGGCATGCTGCTCGATGGCAAGGTCGAGGACGCCCAGCTCGGCGCCTTCCTGATGCTACTGCGGCACAAGGAGGAAAGCGCAGAGGAGCTCGCCGGTTTCACCGAAGCCATCCGCCCGCGGCTGGCTGCACCCACCATCCAGGTCGATCTGGACTGGCCCAGCTACGCCGGCAAAAAGCGCCATCTGCCCTGGTATCTGCTGGCCGCCAAGGCGTTGGCCGCCAGCGGCGTGCGCATCTTCATGCACGGCGGTGGCGCGCATACTGCCGGGCGCCTTTATACCGAGCAACTACTGGCAAAACTGGATATCGCCTACTGCCGTGATTGGCAGAATGTGGCGGTTGCGCTCGATCAGCACGGCCTAGCCTACAGCTACCTGGGTGATTGGATGCCGGCACTGCAACACATGATCGACTTGCGCAATACCCTCGGCCTGCGCTCACCCATTCATTCCCTGGCGCGCGTGATCAACCCACTCGGCGCCCGCTGCGGATTGCAGAGCATCTTTCACCCTGGCTATCAGGCCGTGCACCGCGAGGCCAGTCGCCTGCTGGGCGATGAAGCCATCGTGATCAAGGGCGAAGGTGGCGAGATCGAAGTCAACCCTGATGCGGCCTGCCATCTGTATGGCACGCGGAACGGCAAGGATTGGGACGAGGAATGGCCAGCGCTCTCGGCACAGCGTCACGTCAAGCCCGAACGGCTCGACACAGACATGCTGGGGGCGTTCTGGCGCGGCGAGCATGAGGATGCCTACGGGCGCCTGGCAGTGATCGCCACCATGGCGACCGCGCTGCGCGGATTGGGCGTGGCCCGCAATGAGGCTTTCCAACAGGCGCAACACCGCTGGGATGCACGCCTTCAATCGAATTGA
- a CDS encoding TusE/DsrC/DsvC family sulfur relay protein: protein MSTLNVGGRDIALDKDGYLIDLQDWSRPVAEALAAAEELQLSDEHWEILDLLRAFYDEFQLSPANRPLIKYVALKLGPDKGNGLHLNRLFKGTPAKLAAKLAGLPKPTNCL, encoded by the coding sequence ATGAGTACGCTTAACGTCGGCGGACGTGATATCGCCCTGGACAAGGATGGCTACCTCATCGACCTGCAGGACTGGTCGCGCCCCGTTGCCGAGGCGCTTGCCGCCGCCGAAGAGCTGCAACTGAGCGATGAGCACTGGGAAATTCTCGACCTGTTGCGCGCCTTCTATGACGAATTCCAGCTGTCACCGGCCAACCGTCCGCTGATCAAGTACGTGGCCCTGAAACTCGGGCCAGACAAGGGCAACGGCCTGCACCTCAATCGCCTGTTCAAGGGCACCCCCGCCAAACTCGCCGCCAAGCTCGCCGGCCTGCCGAAACCGACCAACTGCCTATGA